From Xenopus laevis strain J_2021 chromosome 7L, Xenopus_laevis_v10.1, whole genome shotgun sequence, one genomic window encodes:
- the LOC108696510 gene encoding 5-hydroxytryptamine receptor 3A — MCGFLLLQENRSSNSFKSASLQLYDQLFKGYQKDIRPVKNWADPTIVAIDITIYAILNVDEKNQLLANYIWYRQSWTDEHLMWNPEMFGNIKRIAIPTNRIWVPDIHIQEL; from the exons ATGTGTGGTTTTCTTCTACTTCAAGAGAACAGGAGCAGTAATTCCTTCAAGTCAGCCTCATTGCAGCTATATGATCAATTGTTCAAAGGGTACCAGAAGGACATAAGGCCAGTGAAGAACTGGGCAGATCCCACAATCGTGGCCATAGATATTACAATATATGCAATCTTAAATGTG GATGAAAAGAATCAGTTATTGGCAAACTACATATGGTATCGTCAG AGCTGGACTGATGAGCATTTGATGTGGAATCCAGAAATGTTTGGCAACATAAAGAGAATTGCCATTCCAACTAACCGCATCTGGGTCCCAGATATACATATTCAAGAGCTGTGA